From the genome of Fusarium keratoplasticum isolate Fu6.1 chromosome 11, whole genome shotgun sequence, one region includes:
- a CDS encoding Lactamase-B domain-containing protein → MAASLPSFELPSSTNVVDVRVIDSTARLRIPMTTFVKDHVPGHDFLECPAYSFLIEHPSGQKLIFDLGLRKDIGASPPAILQSFVAESEKLGVSVTVDTDVASILTEASIDLNGIKAIIWSHWHLDHSGDPSTFPPTTSLVVGPGFKDVLLPGYPANPEGLILETDYKGRELHEIDFDSHSGATKIGDIRTVDYFQDGSFYLLDSPGHTVGHMAALARTTPSTFVLMGADTAHHCGSFRPSQYLPLPENISPSPFSNPSFLPGSICPGEVLVKVHPQQVRDKPFYQNLSEAPDRNVAEAENSVGKVIELDARDDVFVVVAHDNTLLDVINFFPDKVNDWKENGWKEKSRWRFLKDFHAAVKAQSG, encoded by the exons atggcagcCTCTCTTCCTAGCTTCGAACTTCCCTCCTCAACTAACGTGGTGGATGTCAGAGTCATTGACAGCACTGCGCGGCTGCGTATACCAATGACAACCTTTGTAAAGGACCATGTTCCAGGTCACGATTTCTTGGAGTGCCCTGCATACTCATTCTTGATCGAGCATCCATCCGGCCAGAAGCTCATCTTCGACTTAGGGCTTCGCAAGGACATTGGCGCTTCCCCACCAGCCATCCTCCAGTCTTTTGTCGCAGAGTCAGAGAAGTTGGGAGTTTCTGTAACCGTTGATACCGATGTTGCCTCGATTCTGACAGAAGCTTCCATTGACTTGAACGGCATCAAAGCCATCATCTGGAG TCATTGGCATCTTGACCATTCTGGAGACCCCTCAACATTCCCCCCCACGACTTCTCTGGTTGTTGGCCCAGGTTTTAAAGACGTTCTTTTGCCCGGCTATCCTGCAAACCCTGAAGGATTAATTCTCGAGACGGATTACAA GGGGCGTGAACTTCACGAGATCGACTTTGACTCTCATTCAGGCGCCACAAAGATTGGAGACATCCGTACCGTCGACTACTTTCAGGATGGAAGTTTTTATCTTCTCGATTCTCCCGGT CATACCGTCGGTCATATGGCCGCGCTGGCTCGAACTACACCTTCGACCTTTGTTCTCATGGGTGCTGATACAGCCCATCACTGTGGCTCTTTCCGGCCTTCACAATATCTGCCTCTACCTGAAAATATCTCACCATCCCCGTTTTCTAACCCGTCCTTCCTGCCTGGAAGTATTTGTCCAGGTGAAGTGCTAGTCAAAGTCCACCCACAACAGGTTCGAGATAAACCATTCTACCAGAATCTCTCAGAAGCCCCAGATAGAAACGTGGCTGAGGCAGAAAATTCAGTAGGCAAGGTCATTGAGCTTGATGCAAGAGACGATGTGTTCGTGGTCGTTGCCCACGATAACACTCTTCTGGATGTGATCAATTTTTTCCCGGACAAGGTCAATGACTGGAAGGAAAATGGAtggaaggagaagagcaggTGGAGGTTCTTGAAGGACTTCCACGCGGCCGTGAAGGCCCAGTCAGGGTAG